The following coding sequences are from one Gemmatimonadota bacterium window:
- a CDS encoding Uma2 family endonuclease: MEIAKMETVLHFQPVIEVSDEDFYAFCQLNRDVCIERNAQGDVIIMPPAGGETSERNAEITMQLRFWAKGDGTGASFDSSGGFQLPNGAVRSPDAAWIEYTRLMALSPEDRRKFVPLCPDFVIELRSESDQLAPLQEKMREYLDNGLSLGWLIDPYTRRVYVYRSGLPVEELEQPSRISGDPVLRGFELDLDEVW, from the coding sequence ATGGAGATTGCAAAGATGGAAACTGTCTTGCATTTTCAGCCGGTGATCGAGGTGAGTGATGAGGATTTTTATGCGTTTTGCCAACTCAATCGCGATGTTTGCATTGAGCGCAATGCGCAGGGAGATGTGATTATTATGCCACCAGCGGGGGGTGAGACGAGCGAGCGCAATGCAGAGATTACTATGCAGTTGCGGTTTTGGGCAAAAGGGGATGGTACGGGTGCGAGTTTTGATTCGTCAGGTGGATTTCAGTTGCCCAATGGGGCGGTGCGGTCGCCCGATGCCGCATGGATTGAATATACGCGGCTGATGGCATTGTCTCCGGAAGACCGACGCAAGTTTGTTCCATTATGTCCCGATTTTGTCATTGAATTGCGGTCGGAAAGTGATCAGTTGGCCCCATTGCAGGAAAAGATGCGGGAATATCTCGATAATGGCCTTAGTTTGGGGTGGTTGATCGATCCATATACACGGCGCGTTTATGTGTATCGCTCTGGTTTGCCTGTAGAAGAATTGGAGCAGCCTTCGCGCATTTCTGGCGATCCTGTTTTGCGGGGATTTGAGCTGGATCTGGATGAAGTTTGGTGA
- a CDS encoding flagellar biosynthesis protein FlgA, whose translation MIYHQLFAQIDRTVRVGVIGTGHYATALVTQSRVVDQLHVPVVCDTNPDAAQNAYHHAGLDTDKTIICDTTQQAAQAIEQGKHVILTDAMQMMDLPLDVIVESTGVPSAGAKHGIEAIRHGKHVAMVSKETDVTVGPILKHLADKAGRVYTAVDGDQHGLLMGLVQWARSLGLEVLCGGKSLDSDRVYDPQTNAIVWSKGKIQIPDEQIFSAQNPSAHIAQRRQIMGELGAIAGYDVTELTIAANATGLIPDIDTLHTPVVRTVEIPEVLAPREDGGILSHRGVIDCVSCLRQANEPGLGGGVFIVIACENAYSRHILTTKGLIPNKKGTTALIYRPYHLCGVETPITTLVAGLLNLPTGTTDYRPSFDVVGRAKEPLKAGDQIGNDHSKNIEYLMRPALPVAPDNPLPFHMANGNTLSQDIPAGAFITASAIQPKDNDPLWTIRKEQDAHFL comes from the coding sequence ATGATCTACCACCAGCTCTTCGCCCAAATTGACCGCACCGTACGCGTTGGCGTCATCGGCACCGGACACTACGCCACAGCCCTCGTCACGCAATCGCGCGTCGTCGATCAACTCCACGTACCCGTCGTCTGCGACACAAACCCGGACGCAGCCCAAAATGCATATCATCACGCGGGCCTGGACACCGACAAAACCATCATCTGCGACACCACCCAACAGGCAGCCCAAGCTATAGAACAGGGCAAACACGTCATCCTCACCGACGCCATGCAAATGATGGACCTGCCCCTCGACGTCATCGTAGAATCCACAGGCGTCCCGAGTGCAGGCGCAAAACACGGCATAGAAGCCATCCGACACGGCAAACACGTCGCCATGGTATCCAAAGAAACCGACGTCACCGTCGGACCCATCCTCAAACACCTCGCAGACAAAGCCGGACGCGTCTATACCGCTGTTGACGGCGACCAGCACGGCCTGCTCATGGGCCTCGTGCAATGGGCGCGCAGCCTGGGCCTCGAAGTCCTCTGCGGGGGCAAATCACTGGACTCCGACCGCGTTTACGACCCGCAAACCAACGCCATCGTCTGGTCCAAAGGCAAAATCCAGATCCCCGACGAACAGATATTCTCTGCCCAAAACCCCTCGGCTCACATCGCACAACGCCGCCAAATCATGGGCGAACTCGGCGCCATCGCCGGTTATGACGTCACCGAACTCACCATCGCCGCCAATGCCACCGGCCTCATACCCGATATAGACACCCTGCACACCCCCGTAGTCCGCACCGTTGAAATACCCGAAGTCCTCGCGCCCAGAGAAGACGGCGGCATCTTATCCCATCGCGGCGTCATCGACTGCGTCTCCTGCCTGCGCCAGGCAAACGAACCCGGCCTGGGCGGCGGCGTCTTCATCGTCATCGCCTGTGAAAACGCCTACTCCCGCCACATCCTCACCACCAAAGGACTCATCCCCAACAAAAAAGGCACCACAGCCCTCATCTACCGACCCTATCACCTCTGCGGCGTCGAAACACCCATCACAACACTCGTCGCGGGCCTCTTAAACCTGCCCACGGGCACCACCGACTACCGCCCATCCTTCGACGTTGTGGGCCGTGCAAAAGAACCCCTCAAAGCCGGCGACCAGATCGGCAACGACCACAGCAAAAACATCGAATACCTCATGCGCCCCGCGCTACCCGTCGCGCCCGACAACCCCCTGCCCTTCCACATGGCCAACGGCAATACCCTCAGCCAAGACATCCCCGCTGGCGCATTCATCACCGCAAGCGCGATACAACCCAAAGACAACGACCCCCTCTGGACAATACGCAAAGAACAGGACGCGCATTTTTTGTAA
- the cysC gene encoding adenylyl-sulfate kinase — MTEVKATNIVWHEGHVARKQREDLLEQKGALIWLTGLPSSGKSTIAFTTEHALIERGRMAYVLDGDNIRHGLNKNLGFSAEDRAENIRRIGEVGKLFADAGIITLSSFVSPYRTDRDGVRELMEDKDFIEVFINTPLDVCEERDPKGLYKKARTGEIPNFTGISDPYEPPENPELVIHTVDTTPQEAALQIIALLETRENI, encoded by the coding sequence TTGACCGAAGTCAAAGCCACCAACATCGTCTGGCACGAAGGCCATGTCGCGCGCAAACAGCGCGAAGACCTGCTCGAACAAAAAGGCGCACTCATCTGGCTCACCGGACTGCCCAGCTCCGGCAAAAGCACCATCGCATTCACCACGGAACACGCCCTGATCGAACGCGGGCGCATGGCCTACGTACTCGACGGCGACAACATCCGCCACGGCCTCAACAAAAACCTCGGATTCTCAGCCGAAGACCGCGCAGAAAACATCCGACGCATCGGCGAAGTCGGCAAACTCTTTGCCGACGCTGGCATCATCACCCTCTCCAGCTTTGTAAGCCCCTATCGCACCGACCGCGACGGCGTGCGCGAACTCATGGAAGACAAAGACTTCATCGAAGTATTCATCAACACCCCGCTCGACGTATGTGAAGAACGCGACCCAAAGGGCCTGTACAAAAAAGCGCGCACAGGTGAAATACCCAACTTCACCGGCATCTCTGACCCCTATGAACCCCCTGAAAACCCCGAACTCGTCATACACACCGTTGACACCACCCCACAAGAAGCCGCATTGCAAATCATAGCCTTACTCGAAACGCGTGAAAACATCTAA
- a CDS encoding cyclase family protein: protein MPIIDLTMPIADHFRWPVERSLKSSFETGDMAQVTHMGWAVHGFTHVDAPRHMFPEGPTTSETELDQIVGQAAVVDLSGIAPETPITEAQIRAAGQHIRPGDIVVMKTRWDEVESHQTPEFWTRAPYMSRAAAKWLRAQNIRAIAFDFPQDYPIRQLLSGERAPLSEFVTHDILLREGIILIEYICNTGRIATDRVSFFALPLKIPEADGAPARVIAIP, encoded by the coding sequence ATGCCCATCATCGACCTCACCATGCCCATTGCCGACCACTTCCGCTGGCCCGTTGAGCGCAGCCTCAAAAGCAGTTTTGAAACCGGCGACATGGCGCAAGTGACCCACATGGGATGGGCAGTCCACGGATTTACGCACGTCGATGCACCGCGCCACATGTTCCCGGAAGGACCCACCACCAGCGAAACCGAACTCGACCAAATCGTGGGACAAGCCGCAGTCGTCGATCTCTCGGGCATCGCGCCAGAAACGCCGATCACCGAAGCACAGATTCGCGCTGCCGGACAGCACATACGGCCTGGAGACATCGTCGTCATGAAAACGCGGTGGGACGAAGTAGAATCGCATCAAACCCCCGAATTCTGGACCCGCGCACCCTACATGTCGCGCGCCGCCGCAAAATGGCTACGCGCGCAAAACATCCGCGCCATCGCATTTGACTTTCCCCAGGACTACCCCATTCGCCAGTTGCTCAGTGGCGAGAGAGCACCCCTTTCCGAATTCGTAACCCACGACATACTCTTGCGCGAAGGCATCATCCTCATCGAATACATCTGCAACACGGGCAGGATAGCAACAGACCGCGTATCCTTCTTCGCCCTGCCCTTAAAAATCCCCGAAGCCGACGGCGCACCGGCTCGCGTCATCGCAATACCATAA